From the Flavobacterium galactosidilyticum genome, one window contains:
- a CDS encoding type III pantothenate kinase, producing MILVVDVGNSRIKAAVFEENKILEIFIFTKIELEKKIENILKKFQKLADLVISSVGDVDKQAFLAFASVVNVNFISNTNAFPFENKYSTPKTLGIDRMVLAAGAVLTFPNQNRLVIDAGTCVTYDFIDKENNYLGGAIAPGIRLRYESLHNYTAKLPFLTLEHPKDLIGNSTPDSIHSGVVNGLVYEIDGFITDYKSRYSNFIIILTGGDTDFLAKRLKNTIFANSNFLLESLNQTFQYKIKND from the coding sequence ATGATTTTAGTTGTCGATGTAGGTAATTCTCGAATTAAAGCTGCTGTTTTTGAGGAGAATAAGATTTTGGAAATTTTTATTTTTACAAAAATAGAGCTCGAAAAAAAAATTGAAAATATTTTAAAAAAATTTCAAAAACTAGCTGATTTGGTTATTTCTTCGGTTGGAGATGTCGATAAACAAGCCTTTTTAGCATTCGCATCAGTGGTTAATGTGAATTTTATCTCTAATACAAATGCTTTTCCTTTCGAAAATAAATATAGTACACCCAAAACCTTAGGAATCGATAGGATGGTTCTTGCTGCAGGAGCGGTTTTGACATTTCCAAATCAAAATAGGTTGGTAATTGATGCTGGAACTTGTGTAACGTATGACTTTATAGATAAAGAAAATAATTACTTAGGTGGAGCAATTGCTCCTGGAATTCGGTTACGCTATGAGTCGTTACATAATTATACGGCAAAACTTCCCTTCTTGACTTTGGAACACCCTAAAGATCTTATTGGAAACTCGACTCCAGACTCTATTCATTCAGGAGTAGTAAATGGTTTAGTTTATGAAATAGACGGTTTTATAACTGATTATAAGTCTCGATATTCAAATTTTATAATAATTTTAACGGGTGGAGATACAGATTTCTTGGCTAAACGATTAAAAAATACCATATTTGCCAATTCAAATTTTCTGTTGGAAAGTTTGAATCAAACTTTTCAATATAAAATCAAAAATGATTAA
- the lptC gene encoding LPS export ABC transporter periplasmic protein LptC, with protein sequence MTLFKKYKFKWIVIAFAMTLFFGCESNFKEIQKSNFSAFVPSSDADIVNLKYTDSGRITAVLVSPKMLDYASIRFPFTEFPKGIDVTLYDKNAKKTFIRSNYAISYKGSSIIDLQGKVKIYTEQGQMLETEQLYFDQKNNWFFTERRFKFTDPKGVSNGQGIDFSRDFKVINSQKITGEVETND encoded by the coding sequence ATGACTTTATTTAAAAAATACAAATTCAAATGGATTGTCATAGCTTTTGCTATGACACTGTTTTTTGGGTGCGAAAGTAATTTTAAGGAAATACAAAAAAGTAACTTTTCGGCATTTGTGCCCAGTAGTGATGCGGATATTGTAAATTTAAAATATACAGATTCAGGAAGAATTACAGCTGTATTAGTGAGTCCGAAAATGCTCGATTATGCTAGTATTAGGTTTCCTTTTACAGAATTTCCAAAAGGAATTGATGTGACTTTGTATGATAAAAATGCAAAAAAAACTTTTATAAGATCGAATTATGCTATTTCCTATAAAGGTTCAAGCATTATTGATTTGCAGGGAAAAGTAAAAATATATACGGAACAAGGTCAGATGCTTGAAACTGAGCAACTGTATTTTGATCAAAAAAACAATTGGTTTTTTACCGAAAGACGCTTCAAGTTTACGGATCCTAAAGGAGTTTCTAACGGACAGGGAATTGATTTTAGTAGGGATTTTAAAGTTATTAATTCGCAAAAAATAACAGGCGAAGTAGAAACGAATGATTAA
- a CDS encoding hemolysin family protein yields MEISIIILCLILSAFFSGMEIAFVSSNKIYLEIEKKQDNFLSNILTKLTEKPINFVVTMFIGNSIAMVVYAFFMGDLLMKWFGSLGLFMSEGLTLVLQILISTAVLLFTAEFLPKVFFQIYANTLIKIFAVPAYFFYKIFYFIAAFFIGISDYILRKFFKTEGDITPLFFSKIELGDYITEQMSTVEDNELVDSEILMFQNALEFSGVKARDVMTPRTEITAIDLSDSIEDLRQLFIETGYSKIVVYQNSFDDVIGYVHSFDMFKKPTSIEEIVISVEFVPQTIFIKDAMNLLTKKRKSVAVVLDEYGGTSGIITLEDIVEELFGEIQDEHDSDEELIEKELGNGAFMFSARLDVEYLNETYKLNIPEEDSYGTLGGFIVDHTKEIPQKGAVIAIGIYSFVIEEATNKKIELVKMTVQE; encoded by the coding sequence ATGGAAATTAGTATTATCATACTGTGTCTAATACTAAGTGCTTTTTTTTCAGGAATGGAGATAGCTTTTGTCTCGTCGAATAAGATATATCTTGAAATTGAAAAAAAACAAGATAATTTTCTTTCAAATATTCTTACAAAACTTACGGAGAAACCCATAAACTTCGTAGTAACCATGTTTATAGGTAACTCTATTGCTATGGTTGTCTACGCTTTCTTTATGGGCGATTTGTTGATGAAGTGGTTCGGTTCTTTAGGACTTTTCATGTCGGAAGGATTGACATTAGTGCTGCAAATTTTGATTTCTACGGCGGTACTATTATTCACAGCAGAGTTTCTTCCTAAAGTTTTCTTTCAAATTTATGCCAACACACTAATTAAGATTTTTGCAGTTCCAGCCTATTTTTTTTACAAGATTTTCTATTTTATTGCTGCTTTCTTCATTGGAATTTCTGATTATATTTTGAGAAAGTTCTTTAAAACAGAAGGTGATATAACCCCTCTTTTTTTTAGTAAAATCGAATTAGGCGATTATATCACAGAGCAAATGAGCACTGTAGAAGATAATGAGTTGGTAGATTCTGAAATATTGATGTTTCAAAACGCATTAGAATTTTCTGGGGTTAAAGCAAGAGATGTAATGACTCCCAGGACAGAAATAACGGCTATTGATTTGTCAGATTCAATTGAGGATTTACGGCAATTGTTTATTGAAACGGGCTATTCTAAAATTGTGGTGTATCAGAATTCATTCGACGATGTTATAGGTTATGTACATTCGTTTGATATGTTTAAAAAGCCTACAAGTATTGAAGAAATCGTAATTTCTGTGGAATTTGTGCCTCAAACAATATTTATAAAAGACGCTATGAATTTGCTTACTAAAAAGCGGAAAAGTGTTGCTGTGGTCTTAGATGAATACGGCGGAACATCAGGGATTATAACTCTTGAAGATATTGTAGAAGAACTTTTTGGTGAAATTCAAGACGAGCACGATTCAGATGAGGAATTAATTGAGAAAGAACTTGGTAATGGTGCTTTTATGTTTTCAGCTCGATTAGATGTTGAGTATCTGAACGAAACCTATAAGCTTAATATTCCAGAAGAGGATTCTTATGGAACGCTTGGTGGATTTATAGTAGATCACACTAAAGAAATTCCGCAAAAGGGAGCTGTGATAGCAATAGGAATTTACAGTTTTGTGATCGAAGAGGCTACAAATAAGAAAATAGAATTGGTTAAAATGACCGTGCAAGAGTGA
- a CDS encoding S9 family peptidase — translation MYSKRIIALFLFVCFTVVGQQKITIDEIYNGTFRTKGMDALQSLKNTNQYTVLNFDRQSRSTTIDLYDFATLKKVSTLIDTKSFPALANGINSYTFDASEKLILIACNTNQIFRHSFTADYYLYNISTKELKKPFDFQVQEPTLSPDGKKIAYAKGNNLFVYDIASSKTTAITTDGLKNSIINGITDWVYEEEFAFVRAFDWSADSKKVAYIRFDESKVPEFSMSMFKKDLYPTIETFKYPKAGENNSVVSLHIYDVNANAVKNINLGNYNDFYIARMEWTNEANTLSAQVLNRHQNNLDLVFVNGETGAVKVVLNEKDKAYVDVTDNLTFLKDNSFIWTSEKDGFNHIYLYDKNGKLKNQVTKGKWEVTSYYGLDEKTNTVFYQSVENGSINRDVYRIGLNGKNKVRLSNETGTTNATFSPNFQYYISTFSSATQPTKYTLNEAKTGKQVQAIQNNDALNAKLKSYNLPSKEFFVLKTEKGNDLNAWMIKPKDFDPSKKYPVFMFQYSGPGSQQVANSWISSNDYWFMMLSQQGYIVACVDGRGTGYKGSDFKKVTQLQLGKYEVEDQIDAAKVIGNYSFVDKSRIGIFGWSYGGFMASNCLLKGNDVFKMAIAVAPVTNWRFYDSIYTERYMTTPQENASGYDDNSPINHVNKLKGKYLLIHGSGDDNVHVQNTMQMMESLIQANKQFDSQIYPDNNHGIYGGNTRIQLYNKMTNFIKENL, via the coding sequence ATGTACTCAAAAAGAATTATAGCTTTATTTTTATTTGTTTGTTTTACAGTTGTAGGTCAACAAAAAATCACAATAGACGAAATTTATAACGGCACATTTCGCACAAAAGGAATGGATGCGTTGCAGTCTTTAAAAAACACAAATCAGTACACTGTTCTTAACTTTGACAGACAATCCAGAAGTACGACAATTGATTTGTATGATTTTGCAACGTTAAAAAAGGTATCCACTTTAATCGATACAAAATCATTTCCAGCATTAGCAAATGGTATAAATAGTTACACTTTTGATGCTTCTGAAAAACTGATTTTAATTGCATGTAATACCAATCAAATTTTTCGTCATTCATTTACTGCCGATTATTATTTATATAATATTTCTACTAAGGAGCTTAAAAAACCATTTGATTTTCAAGTTCAAGAGCCTACGCTTTCCCCTGATGGCAAAAAGATCGCTTACGCAAAAGGAAATAACCTTTTTGTCTATGATATAGCTTCTTCTAAAACTACTGCAATTACTACTGATGGCCTTAAAAATAGTATTATTAATGGTATTACGGATTGGGTTTATGAAGAAGAATTTGCTTTTGTAAGGGCTTTTGACTGGAGCGCTGATAGTAAAAAAGTAGCTTATATTCGTTTTGACGAAAGTAAAGTGCCTGAATTTTCTATGTCAATGTTTAAGAAAGATTTGTACCCAACAATAGAGACTTTTAAATATCCAAAAGCGGGTGAAAATAATTCAGTTGTCTCTTTGCATATTTATGACGTGAACGCAAATGCTGTAAAGAATATCAATTTAGGTAATTATAATGATTTTTATATTGCTAGAATGGAATGGACGAATGAGGCTAATACGCTATCGGCACAAGTACTAAACCGTCATCAAAATAATTTAGATTTAGTGTTTGTTAATGGTGAAACTGGCGCTGTTAAAGTGGTGTTGAATGAAAAAGATAAAGCCTACGTTGATGTAACTGATAATTTGACTTTTTTGAAAGACAATAGTTTTATTTGGACATCAGAGAAAGACGGATTTAATCATATTTATTTATATGACAAAAACGGAAAATTAAAAAATCAAGTAACAAAAGGGAAATGGGAAGTTACATCGTACTATGGTTTGGATGAAAAGACCAATACTGTATTTTATCAATCAGTTGAAAATGGATCAATTAATAGAGACGTTTATAGAATAGGGCTTAATGGTAAGAACAAAGTGCGTTTGTCCAATGAAACTGGAACTACAAATGCAACTTTCAGTCCAAATTTTCAATACTACATCAGCACTTTCTCTAGTGCAACACAACCCACAAAATATACTTTGAATGAGGCTAAAACTGGAAAACAAGTTCAAGCGATTCAGAATAACGATGCATTGAATGCAAAATTAAAATCGTATAATTTACCTTCAAAAGAGTTTTTCGTTCTAAAAACAGAAAAAGGTAATGACTTGAATGCATGGATGATTAAGCCGAAAGATTTTGATCCTTCAAAAAAATATCCTGTATTTATGTTTCAGTACTCAGGTCCTGGATCTCAGCAAGTAGCTAATAGCTGGATCAGCTCTAATGATTATTGGTTTATGATGTTGTCACAGCAAGGTTACATTGTAGCTTGCGTAGATGGAAGAGGAACTGGTTATAAAGGATCCGATTTTAAAAAAGTAACGCAACTTCAATTAGGTAAATACGAAGTAGAAGACCAAATTGATGCTGCCAAAGTAATAGGTAATTATTCATTTGTAGATAAATCTAGAATTGGTATATTTGGCTGGTCATACGGTGGATTTATGGCTTCTAACTGTCTTTTGAAAGGAAATGATGTTTTTAAAATGGCAATTGCGGTGGCTCCAGTTACTAACTGGCGTTTTTATGATAGCATCTATACAGAGCGTTACATGACCACTCCGCAAGAGAATGCTAGCGGATACGACGATAATTCACCAATAAATCATGTGAACAAATTGAAAGGAAAATATCTGCTAATTCATGGGTCAGGTGATGATAATGTGCATGTTCAGAATACAATGCAAATGATGGAATCCTTAATTCAAGCGAACAAACAATTTGATTCCCAAATTTATCCAGACAATAACCATGGAATTTATGGTGGGAATACAAGGATTCAGTTGTACAACAAAATGACTAATTTTATTAAAGAAAATTTATAA
- a CDS encoding peptidylprolyl isomerase, whose protein sequence is MAVLQKIRQRSLLLILVIGFCLLAFIIGDIFNSGGFNSTSKDVGSIDGKDISFEDFRVKVSNVEKSGQGITATEAANRVWDQEVSIALLTSEFDKLGLRVGEKHLLEVLKADQNIGGNPLFMNAAGMFDVAKFKEYFRANPEQGQFLKDREKDAELNAKYQLYNTMVKAAIFTTDSEGKMKYEMEANKVNFAYVAGLYSTIKDSDVKVTDSEIVDYMKKNEKKFKADESREIEYVLIEDKPSTADEAEIKAKVNALLAGSVVYNQSTGKNDTVAGFRTTRNVVDFVNSNSDVPYDSTYVAKKDLPAVDADKLFNLAPGAVYGPYIYGNYYCISRSMGMKSGVNAKASHILISYEGTQVPNKKEKRTKEEAKAKAESILAQVTANPESFLMLAFTASDDSSSQQGGDLGYFGQNQMVKPFNDFVFNSGIGKVGLVETPFGFHIIKVTDKQDGVRLATVAQKIEASEATSDKMFTQATKFEMDAASKDFGKTAKEMGLTVTPAVSVKGMDENFGALGKQRNIVRWAFEDGVKIGAVKRFEVANVGHVIAKVKSIDKSGLVAVSVARPYVEQILKNKKKAELIKAKMTGSSLEAIAKTVGGTVQQATDLTMENPMLANVGPEPKVVGNAFALAANKLSAPIEGNTGVYVVKNTSTVKAPALKDYKPYVAKLDAQKANEVNRVIPALKGNAKIEDNRQQFNY, encoded by the coding sequence ATGGCAGTTTTACAAAAAATTAGACAACGTTCACTTCTTCTGATACTAGTTATTGGATTTTGTTTATTAGCATTTATCATAGGTGATATATTCAATAGTGGAGGTTTCAATAGTACTTCTAAAGATGTTGGAAGTATTGATGGAAAAGACATTTCGTTTGAAGACTTTAGAGTTAAAGTGAGCAATGTTGAAAAAAGTGGTCAAGGAATCACTGCAACAGAAGCGGCAAACAGAGTTTGGGATCAAGAAGTTTCTATAGCATTGTTGACTTCTGAATTTGATAAATTAGGATTGAGAGTAGGTGAAAAACACTTACTAGAAGTTTTAAAAGCAGATCAAAATATTGGTGGTAATCCTTTATTTATGAATGCTGCCGGTATGTTTGATGTTGCTAAATTCAAAGAGTATTTTAGAGCTAATCCTGAGCAAGGCCAGTTTTTAAAAGACAGAGAAAAAGATGCTGAGCTAAATGCTAAATATCAATTGTACAATACAATGGTAAAGGCAGCGATTTTTACAACTGATAGTGAAGGTAAAATGAAATACGAAATGGAAGCAAACAAAGTTAACTTTGCTTACGTTGCCGGTTTATATTCAACAATTAAAGATAGTGATGTAAAAGTTACTGATTCAGAGATTGTAGATTACATGAAGAAAAACGAGAAAAAGTTCAAAGCAGACGAATCTCGTGAAATAGAATATGTTTTGATTGAAGACAAACCTTCTACAGCAGATGAAGCTGAAATCAAAGCAAAAGTAAATGCATTGTTAGCAGGTAGCGTGGTGTACAACCAATCAACTGGAAAAAATGATACCGTAGCAGGATTTAGAACAACTAGAAATGTTGTTGATTTTGTGAACTCAAACTCTGATGTTCCTTATGATTCAACTTATGTTGCTAAAAAGGATTTGCCAGCTGTTGATGCAGATAAATTATTTAATCTTGCTCCAGGTGCTGTTTACGGACCTTATATTTATGGAAATTACTATTGTATTTCTAGATCAATGGGAATGAAATCAGGAGTTAATGCTAAAGCAAGTCATATCTTGATTAGCTATGAGGGAACTCAAGTTCCTAATAAAAAAGAAAAAAGAACGAAAGAAGAAGCAAAAGCAAAAGCAGAAAGCATTTTAGCACAAGTTACTGCTAATCCAGAAAGTTTTTTAATGTTAGCTTTTACAGCTTCTGATGATTCATCTTCTCAACAAGGTGGTGATTTAGGATACTTTGGTCAAAACCAAATGGTAAAACCTTTCAATGATTTTGTTTTCAATAGTGGAATTGGAAAAGTAGGTTTAGTTGAAACTCCTTTCGGTTTTCATATTATCAAAGTTACTGATAAACAAGACGGAGTACGTTTAGCTACTGTTGCTCAAAAAATAGAGGCTTCAGAAGCTACTTCTGATAAAATGTTTACGCAAGCAACTAAATTTGAAATGGACGCTGCATCTAAAGATTTTGGTAAAACAGCAAAAGAAATGGGTCTTACAGTTACTCCTGCGGTTTCTGTAAAAGGAATGGATGAAAATTTTGGAGCTTTAGGAAAACAAAGAAACATTGTAAGATGGGCATTTGAAGATGGAGTGAAAATAGGTGCAGTGAAAAGATTTGAAGTTGCTAACGTAGGTCACGTTATTGCAAAAGTAAAAAGTATTGATAAGTCAGGTTTAGTTGCTGTTTCTGTGGCAAGACCTTATGTTGAGCAAATTCTTAAAAACAAGAAAAAAGCTGAATTGATTAAAGCTAAAATGACTGGATCTTCTCTTGAAGCTATAGCAAAAACTGTAGGCGGAACAGTACAACAAGCTACTGATCTAACTATGGAAAACCCAATGTTGGCCAATGTAGGCCCAGAGCCTAAAGTCGTGGGAAATGCATTCGCTTTAGCGGCAAATAAATTATCTGCACCAATTGAAGGAAATACAGGAGTTTATGTGGTTAAAAACACAAGTACGGTAAAAGCTCCAGCTTTGAAAGACTATAAGCCTTACGTAGCTAAACTTGATGCTCAAAAAGCAAATGAAGTGAATAGAGTAATTCCTGCTTTGAAAGGAAATGCTAAAATTGAAGACAATAGACAGCAGTTTAATTACTAA
- a CDS encoding peptide MFS transporter: MVSKQDELLVKHLSNRGIDQAMVMDHPASLFVLFFTEMWERFSYYGMRALLTVFLVSELVNGGWAWTNEEALKLYGIYTGLVYLTPLLGGMIADRFTGYRKAILIGALVMTLGHASMALEGFSENFFYIGLLFMILGNGMFKPNISSMVGQLYPDTSSKKDAGYTIFYMGINAGAFLGMLLCGYIGEKIGWHYGFGLAGVFMFFGMLQFFFAQKIFGVIGQDVTIAKKSELSAEENSEVETAPHIVRDRLIVVGVLMVASIFFFFAFEQAGGSMTLFAKDYTQRALTGDSATFFKWVDAILTIFPIAIVTYVLVGLAKKIYAKYPLTIIFTAISFVIIWGLGIWKVNREFSLETTEVTVSWFQILNSFFIITLASSFSKIWDKVWNPSGPVKFAMGLIFVAVGFFALSYGSLSIPDGAKTASVSMIWLILAYFFHTVGELCLSPVGLSYVSKLSPKKFVGVLFGLWFTASAIANFIGSWTGAYIDKISEMYSISTFFIIIAGVPLFAALMLLLFNRKLVKMMHGIK, encoded by the coding sequence ATGGTATCAAAGCAGGATGAGTTATTAGTAAAACATTTAAGCAATAGAGGTATTGACCAGGCAATGGTTATGGATCATCCAGCTTCGCTCTTTGTATTGTTTTTTACAGAAATGTGGGAGCGTTTTTCGTATTATGGAATGCGTGCACTTCTAACCGTTTTCTTAGTAAGTGAATTAGTAAATGGTGGATGGGCTTGGACAAACGAAGAAGCGCTAAAACTTTATGGAATTTATACTGGTTTAGTGTACCTAACTCCACTTTTAGGAGGAATGATAGCAGATCGATTTACAGGTTATAGGAAAGCTATTTTAATTGGTGCTTTGGTGATGACACTTGGGCACGCCTCTATGGCTCTTGAAGGATTTAGTGAAAACTTCTTTTATATAGGTTTGCTTTTTATGATTTTGGGTAATGGTATGTTTAAGCCAAATATTTCCTCAATGGTTGGTCAGTTGTATCCTGATACAAGCAGTAAAAAAGATGCTGGTTATACAATTTTTTATATGGGTATCAATGCAGGAGCATTTTTAGGAATGTTGTTGTGTGGTTATATTGGTGAGAAAATCGGATGGCATTACGGATTTGGTTTAGCCGGTGTTTTTATGTTTTTTGGAATGTTACAATTCTTCTTTGCACAAAAGATATTTGGTGTAATTGGACAAGATGTTACTATTGCGAAAAAATCAGAATTATCAGCCGAAGAAAATTCAGAAGTAGAAACAGCTCCTCATATTGTTCGAGATAGATTAATTGTTGTTGGTGTTTTGATGGTTGCTAGTATCTTTTTCTTTTTTGCTTTCGAACAAGCTGGAGGTTCAATGACTTTGTTTGCTAAAGATTATACTCAAAGAGCTTTAACGGGAGATTCGGCAACATTCTTTAAATGGGTTGATGCCATTTTGACAATTTTTCCAATTGCAATTGTAACCTACGTTTTAGTAGGTTTAGCTAAGAAAATTTATGCAAAATATCCATTGACTATAATTTTCACGGCCATTTCATTTGTGATTATTTGGGGATTAGGAATATGGAAAGTAAATCGTGAATTTTCATTAGAAACTACTGAAGTTACTGTTTCTTGGTTCCAAATTTTAAACTCGTTTTTTATAATTACTTTGGCTTCTTCTTTTAGTAAAATATGGGATAAAGTATGGAATCCATCTGGGCCAGTGAAATTTGCTATGGGATTAATCTTTGTTGCTGTTGGTTTCTTTGCATTATCATACGGTAGCTTAAGTATTCCTGATGGAGCAAAAACGGCGTCGGTAAGTATGATATGGTTGATTTTAGCCTACTTCTTTCACACAGTAGGTGAGTTGTGTCTATCGCCAGTTGGTTTATCTTACGTAAGTAAATTATCTCCGAAGAAATTTGTCGGTGTTCTTTTTGGACTTTGGTTCACTGCTTCGGCTATTGCAAACTTTATCGGGAGCTGGACTGGAGCTTATATTGATAAGATTTCAGAAATGTATTCTATCTCTACGTTCTTTATTATCATTGCAGGCGTTCCGTTATTTGCAGCATTGATGCTATTGTTATTCAATAGAAAATTAGTAAAAATGATGCACGGAATTAAATAA
- a CDS encoding GYDIA family GHMP kinase — MKKTFYSNGKLLITGEYLVLDGAKGFALPTKFGQNLIVEEGCNQKIEWKSYDSDGSIWFEDIILISDIIKPINTEVESVTNTLITILKEAFLLNPDFLTNSKGYKITTELTFPKNWGLGTSSTLINNIGQWLQIDAFILLKNSFGGSGYDIACAQNDCPIVYHLEQGNPIIEKVPFSPKFTTNIHFVYLNKKQNSKTAITKYKRNGQNNLSQVITLNDQTTSEVLAAKTVQAFEEALEKHEKDMSSILETPTIKDSLFPDFSGTIKSLGAWGGDFVMVISNENPTEYFTQKGYTTVIPYDEIILT; from the coding sequence ATGAAAAAAACATTCTACAGTAACGGAAAACTTTTAATCACAGGTGAATACCTAGTTCTTGATGGTGCCAAAGGCTTTGCTTTACCTACAAAATTTGGCCAAAACCTAATTGTAGAAGAAGGATGCAATCAAAAAATAGAATGGAAAAGTTATGATTCAGATGGAAGCATTTGGTTTGAGGATATTATTTTGATTTCAGACATCATAAAACCAATAAATACTGAAGTCGAATCGGTTACAAATACTTTGATTACTATCCTTAAAGAAGCATTTTTATTAAATCCAGATTTCCTTACTAATTCAAAAGGATATAAAATTACAACCGAACTTACCTTTCCTAAAAATTGGGGTTTAGGAACATCATCTACCTTGATAAACAACATTGGGCAATGGTTGCAAATTGATGCCTTTATACTGCTTAAAAATAGCTTTGGGGGAAGTGGTTATGATATTGCTTGCGCGCAAAATGATTGTCCTATTGTATATCATCTAGAACAAGGAAATCCTATTATCGAAAAAGTTCCTTTTTCTCCAAAATTTACAACAAACATCCACTTTGTATATCTCAATAAAAAGCAAAATAGCAAAACGGCTATAACCAAATACAAACGAAATGGCCAAAATAATTTATCTCAAGTTATTACTTTAAATGACCAAACTACAAGTGAAGTTTTAGCAGCTAAAACTGTTCAAGCATTTGAAGAAGCACTTGAAAAACACGAAAAAGATATGAGCTCGATCCTTGAAACACCAACAATCAAAGATTCTCTTTTTCCTGATTTTAGTGGAACAATAAAAAGTCTAGGTGCTTGGGGTGGTGATTTTGTAATGGTAATTTCTAACGAAAATCCAACGGAATATTTTACTCAAAAAGGATACACAACTGTTATTCCTTATGATGAAATAATATTGACATAA
- a CDS encoding hydroxymethylglutaryl-CoA reductase, degradative — protein sequence MNKAISGFSKFSKEEKIKWIANQYFSTPTEAVALLKNYWNSDEKIQKLHDEFIENTITNFYIPLGVAPNFLINGKYSTVPMAIEESSVVAAAAKAAKFWSTRGGFKATVINTEKIGQVHFIYKGDVSKLNLFFAQIKNKFFTETEAITVNMQKRGGGILDIVLNDKTNLLPNYFQLHVTFETKDSMGANFINSCLEQFSKTLKEEAHNYDLFTDSEKEIEVIMSILSNYVPNCIVRAEVSCAIEDLEEKHIPNPQEFANKFIQAIKIAEVEPFRAVTHNKGIMNGVDAVVLATGNDFRAVEAGIHAYAARNGKYSSLSHAKIENGIFTFWLEIPLALGTVGGLTSLHPLVKLSLEMLEKPSAGELMQFVAVAGLAQNFAALRSLTTTGIQEGHMKMHLNNIINQFEATDEERHLIQKHFKKHTVTHSAVVTFIEELRK from the coding sequence ATGAATAAGGCTATTAGTGGATTTTCGAAATTTTCCAAGGAAGAAAAAATAAAATGGATTGCAAATCAATATTTTTCAACGCCAACAGAAGCTGTCGCCTTGCTGAAAAACTATTGGAATTCTGACGAAAAAATACAGAAATTACATGATGAATTCATCGAAAACACGATAACAAATTTTTATATACCCCTAGGAGTTGCACCAAATTTCCTAATTAATGGAAAATATAGTACCGTTCCTATGGCTATTGAAGAAAGTTCTGTGGTTGCTGCTGCCGCAAAAGCTGCTAAATTTTGGTCCACACGTGGCGGATTTAAAGCAACCGTAATCAACACTGAAAAAATTGGTCAAGTTCACTTTATATACAAAGGTGATGTATCAAAATTAAACTTATTCTTTGCTCAGATAAAAAATAAATTTTTCACAGAAACAGAAGCAATTACTGTGAATATGCAAAAAAGAGGTGGCGGGATTTTAGACATTGTTCTTAATGACAAAACTAATTTACTACCTAATTACTTTCAGCTGCATGTTACTTTTGAGACTAAAGATAGCATGGGTGCTAACTTTATTAATTCGTGTTTAGAACAATTTTCGAAAACATTAAAAGAAGAAGCGCACAACTACGATTTATTTACCGACTCTGAAAAAGAGATTGAAGTTATAATGAGTATTCTGTCTAATTATGTCCCTAATTGCATTGTAAGAGCTGAAGTTTCATGTGCGATCGAAGATTTAGAAGAAAAACACATCCCAAATCCACAAGAGTTTGCTAATAAATTTATACAAGCGATCAAAATTGCTGAAGTAGAACCTTTTCGTGCTGTAACACACAACAAAGGAATCATGAACGGAGTCGATGCAGTAGTTCTAGCAACTGGAAATGATTTCCGTGCTGTAGAAGCTGGCATACATGCTTACGCTGCTCGAAATGGAAAATATTCTAGTCTTTCTCATGCTAAAATAGAAAATGGAATTTTTACTTTTTGGTTGGAAATTCCTTTAGCATTAGGAACCGTTGGAGGCTTAACTTCTTTGCATCCATTGGTAAAACTATCTTTAGAAATGCTCGAAAAGCCGTCTGCTGGAGAATTAATGCAATTTGTAGCTGTTGCTGGCTTGGCACAGAACTTCGCTGCTTTGCGTTCGCTTACAACAACAGGCATACAAGAAGGACACATGAAAATGCACTTAAACAACATCATCAACCAGTTTGAAGCAACTGACGAAGAACGTCATTTAATTCAGAAACATTTCAAAAAACATACCGTAACGCATAGTGCAGTTGTAACCTTTATTGAAGAATTAAGAAAATAA